Within Crassostrea angulata isolate pt1a10 chromosome 2, ASM2561291v2, whole genome shotgun sequence, the genomic segment ATTGCGTTTGGTTGCTTAAGAGGAAAAACTAAACTACATGTTTGTATTGCTATCAGccttaatatcatattatttgatTGAACGATAAATGAACACTGAACGGACAGTGAGCGCAAAGTGAACGGTGAGCGCAAACGGAGCAGAGCCGAGATTGCAGATGTGAACGCATGGTGTATGTGCTATGAGCACACAGTGAACGCACAGAAAAATGGGAAAGTAGAACGTTTCAGGGATTGTTGTCCTGATTCCAGTCATTAAACTTCCCATTCCTGTTTTTATTCAGACTCCGATTTGACCATGGAGGATGTGGGGCCCCCCAATGGATCCCCGACCCACTTTGGTTCCCACGGCAACCTTGCTGCATCTGCTGATTATGACTACCTCATCAAGTTCCTGGCTCTAGGTAAATATTGTGTGATGTTATTCATCAAGTTTTATAGGATTAGGTTAAGATTCTGTGTAATGTTATTTCATCAAGCTTTATAGCATGAGGTAAATTCTGTGTGATGTTATTTCATCAAGTTTTATAGAATTAGGTAGATTCTGTGTgatgttatttcatgaaattcttAGCATAGGGTGAATTTTGTGTAAGACTTTATCAGATTGTTAGAAATAATTGAATTCTGTGGGATGTTATTTCATCAAGTTTCTATGGCACTATGCAAAGTCTctgtgatgttttttttttcaagtaaattCAGTGTGATGTTATTTTGTCAAACTTCTGACATTAAGTAAAATCTATGTGATGTTATTTCATCAAGTTCCTGTCATTCGGTAAAATCTGTGTGATGTTATTTCATCAACTTTCTGGCATTAGGTAAAATCTGTGTGATGTTATTTCATGTGTTCATCAAGTACCAGTAAATTCTGTGtgaatttttttatcagattttaGCATTAGGTTAATATTTGTAATGTTACATTTCAACAGGTTCTTAGCATTAAACGAATTCTGTGTAAtgttatttcattgaatttctgGCATTAGATAAATTTTATGTAATGAAGCTTCATAAAATTCCTAGCATTACATAAACTCTTGtggtgttacatgtatttcatcatATTCCTACAATAACTATAGGTTGAATTCTATGTGAAGttaaaaaagaataatcaaTTTGTTATTGAATACAGGGCATATTCAGGtcaatcatgttaattatttctATGCCCCTTTcagatttgttaaaaaattgttttatatataacaaaattacatcAATGATTTTCAGAAATAGCATTTAAAACAGTTTGAAGTATTTCCCTCAAAATTCTAACACAGTGTAGTtgttataccccccgcaaacaaagtttgggggggtatataggaatcaccttgtgcatccgtctgtccgtctgtctggtccatatctttcttatagagaaacattggaagttcttacttcacacaaagattgcttatgacttaagggtgtgtcatgaccttgacccaaggtcattcgcgcaaggtcaaggtcactggcagaaaaattgcaaaattcatgtctggtcaatatctttcttatggagaaatattggaagttcttacttcacacaaagattgcttatgacctgagggtgtgtcatgaccatgacctaaggtcattcgggcaaggtcaaggtcactggcagaaaaaatgcaaaattcgtgtctggtTCATATCTTCCTTAAAGAGAAACATtgacattggaagttcttacttcacacaaagattgcttatggcctaagggtgtgtcatgaccttgactcaAGGTTGTTTGtgcaaggtcactggcagaaaaaatgcaaaattcgtgtctggtccatatcattattatggagaagcattgaatgttcttacttcacacaaatattgcttatgacgtaaggatgtgtcatgaccttgacacaaggtcaattgaggaagttcaaggtcattgtttcgaAAATGCTAAATTTTGTCTGTGTCatttcttgtattaatggaaatattagaagctaaaatttgatacaaagctTGCTCTTCTCAGGCcacatcaaatttttttttagattttcattCCTGTCTCTCTGAAAATGGGCTGCCccgatgaaatttttatttggaaaaaaaaatgtgtggaaaaaaaacttcggaaaaaatcgggctcagtataccaataattcaaaatgtttaaatattaaatggctgcttgacatgtggatttcgtttgattcgagttTGATTTGAGTCATGGTTGTTAAaggaaggatgcaaatgtcctcatgcaataacagttaacttaaaataaaatggaattaaaggatagaaattggtttgtttactcctattagcattaacagttttaaaaaatagagcagttgttatttatagaaaatggtcagtgaaatagattcatccaaaattttctataatagcaaaaatacacgcgttatgatttttttcctagcggggggtatcaattgtgagcttgctcacagtacctctagttaaaATTGCTTTCTTTGTTGCATTTTCTGACGAGTTTCTAATGAAAATCTTCATTCTTAAtaaatttctaaattaaaagATCATGGTGATAGCAATTTCCCATGTTTCCAATCTCTAAGGCTTCCATGTGAAGACTTTCAGTAAAAAGAAGTCTCCCCTAGTTTCCGTTCTGTCATTAAATCTGGAATGAAAAGCAGTGTATGAAGAATCAATAACAAAAGGACTTTGTGATGGTGACGAGAAGGGCCAGAGAATCAAGGACACACTTTTATCAGTTAATTGCCAGCAAAGGCCAGAAAATGAAGCATCATTGCTAGATACAAATTCCAAATCCATGATCATGGCTCCAACCATTGATATTACAAGCAGTCTAGAAGACATGCATCATTTTTGTCGTTGTTTTTGTTGCTGGGTTGTAAACAATTACTGTAAACTAACTTTGTTTCATGGTTGACTGGAGATAAACTGGTTCTCTGCAACTGATTTTTGTTGATCAAGATCCAGGTCATCCGGAAATTAATATAACCGAAACATTTGATGTCTAATACTGTACACAGGGTTAGTTCCCCCttgtgtaattttcgcccttcaaCACTCGCAAACAGCTTCACCCTTACTTGAATTCGCCACTATGCAGTTGTGTTTAAAGGAATTACTTGAGACATTGAAATTCGCCCATTTTttaattcgcccgctgacaaggAGAATCAAAGGCCGAAAATAAAATTGGGTTGAATATAACCGTTATTACAATAATTATTGCATTAATATGCATTTATAATGCTAATTTATTATGGCAGATGTGGATGGAAGTTTGGAACAAAGCTGTATAGTTGGAGAAAAAAACGATCTAGAACttttatcacaaaataaattatgagaTGTTTGAAGGGTCTTTGTCGGGCACAAACAAAGTCCAGTTAAAGgaagaattaataaaaattctaCTCTAGAAAACTCAACCACtataattaaaattcttttttgtatCCTTATTTTGTTTGagtattaaatttcattttacatgtattaccaatacaatcatgtaaaatgaaattacatgtattcgtTATTGATGTCATTTAAAGATTGAATTgttgattatatttatttttaactctTTCACAAAATCTGGAGCCTGTGTCCTGAATTCtgattatttaatatatgtattccTCTACTTGTTTGCTTTGATTTGGTAAAAGTAAGCTTGGAATGGTACTTTTTCATCAttctaaaaaattgatatgacgCAACACCTTAGCGtggaaatgaatatttttttatgaatagaaTATGCAATTTTCAGGTGATTCTGGCGTGGGAAAGACCAGTTTTTTGTACCAATATACAGACAGACAATTTCACGCCAAGTTTATCTCAACTGTAGGGATTGATTTCAGAGAGAAGCGGGTGGTAATactcatattttcttttatagtaCTATTGTGGTACTATTGTAGTACTATTGTGTTACTATTGTAGTACTATCGTACTGTTGTACCACTTTATTGTACATGTTCAACTGCTTCAGTCATTGCCTGTTTGGCCTGTTTCTTAGTTTCTATTGTGACGTCAATGTATTGTGCATGTCGCTGCATGGTTTTGAATGCATCATAGgcttgtgtacatgtatgaggCTTGTGGTGATATACAAGACTTGTGTACACATACGGTCGaacaaactgtaaaaaaaaaacgaaaaaattatatctatattaatttttatggtggttttaattttttttattattttcaataaaaaaaaaaaattaaaagagaaataaacaTTGAAACAGAAAAGCAATCTGCCAACAGAAtctgaaatttaaatatattacacAAACCTACACATTTATACAGAAATAAAACAATGTAGAAAAAAGGCCAAATGTTTTGTGATCACAGTTTTAGTTGTAATATTTCATAAGTCATGTTTTAGCAATACTCAAATTGTGGGATGTCTAGTTTTTAATGTGAAGACCGACTGAAGTTATGTCCGCGCTTACAGCTCCACATCAGTCCTTAAAAACTGACAGTCTAATGGAAAATGAACTTCATGAATATTAATCCAAAGAATTTCATCGGTCAAACTGTCGCTGAAGCACTTAAGTTAATGATGCTTAATTACATAGCAGGAAAACACCTTGCTTTGTCTGTCGATTACATTCCATATAGTTCTCATTTTGACATGTATTGATGGCATATACTTGGATATTCCGTTCAGAATCATAAAAGGTCTTatttttgtctttgtttttGATAGAAACTGATTCAAGCAAATTTCCTAAATCTATATAATTTTCACTGATTTCCAAAATCATTGCCTATCCTAGCACTGAGCATACTTTGGTTAGTCACTGACCAAATATGAAGTCtttgtgttgattttttttaaacgaagtatctaaataaaaaatagagtatataaaatataacgatttttacaaagtttttgtttattgATCGATTTTTTGAGGGAGGATTCTCTTCATTTTAAAACTCTTTATACTCAAGTTAAGTGTATCAAGCATGTTATGTGTTGTACTAAAAccagtgttgtaaattttgcaaTCGCATTCTCAAAATTGaatgcattttatttcatgCAAGTCTTTTTATGCATCTTATacgtatttatataacattttgaaatgtatctTTTTGCGTTACCCGAAAAGCAATACACAgtgttatatgattttttttatccatttaatTGGATTGATCGTTTACCTTGTTTACCTTATTTAAGTCTTTCGTCATAATGTTGCCGTCGATGGTTAACGTTCATATTCTAACAGCGTTTGCTGCTCAAAACTGCGAATCCAATAAAGattaaaacacttttaaaatactCTAAATGATACAACTGTCAAGTCTATAATCAGCACATAGATACATTAAAAACTGGAATTGATTTCTTGGCAAAACATGTGTAATTGAAATGTGCCGTTGAGATCCTTTCTGTTCCACCACGTGGAACTCTTTGCATTTTTTACAAGGATTAATGCAAATAAATCTCTCCCTCCCCTCTCTCCCCTCCCAATGCAACAAACATAAGgagggggatggggggggggggttctactTCACAGTTCTTTAAGTAATATGAGCTGCAGTTTTCATGTTgaattcttcttctttttttacgaaaatgttactttcttctaaaatgacaaaaataccATAGCTTTTAGATTTCTGTTAAccatatttttgtgggaaaagccattaagaagccttaattggaacagcgttgaattattgtcgtcctgtacaaatattgattcgctatatattccttagaagtctttcttttgacaaaaattaatgattaaattttgttaaactcttatttatcattaaagTGTAACTTCAAAGAatgttttcctatatttttatacagagctcttcttttaaggAGGTTTATATAGTCTTagaaatggccacgaccattcATCTCTCTTAAGATAGCGTATAATCAGTAGGACAGGgttactatatacatgtagttggagTCCAGATGGTGCAGACTCTAGCTAGGTAACCATTAGAAAGGCAACAACTGTTTCGACTTGAAACCTAGGATTTGCCGTTGTTAAGCGCATTGACATTAGAAGTGGTTGATGCAGATGACACGTTTGATGGTCTCTAGTAACAAGCACGATATCTCGATAGATAAACCTCGCCATTCAATGCCTCCCAGTACAGAGCATAGATAAACCTCGCCATTCAATGCCTCCCAGTGTAGAGCATAGATAAACCTCGCCATTCAATGCCTCCCAGTGCAGAGCATAGATAAACCTCGCCATTCAATGCCTCCCAGTGCAGAGCATAGATAAACCTCGCCATTCAATGCCTCCCAGTGCAGAGCATAGATAAACCTCGCCATTCAATGCCTCCCAGTGCAGAGCATAGATAAACCTCGCCATTCAATGCCTCCCAGTACAGAGCATAGATAAACCTCGCCATTCAGTGCCTCCCAGTGCAGAGCATAGATAAACCTCGCCATTCAATGCCTCCCAGTGCAGAGCATAGATAGACCTCGCCATTCAATGCCTCCCAGTGCAGAGCATAGATAAACCTCGCCATTCAATGCCTCCCAGTGCAGAGCATAGATAAACCTCGCCATTCAATGCCTCCCAGTGCAGAGCATAGATAAACCTCGCCATTCAGTGCCTCCCAGTGCAGAGCATAGATAAACCTCGCCATTCAGTGCCTCCCAGTGCAGAGCATAGATAAACCTCGCCATTCAATGCCTCCCAGTGCAGAGCATAGATAAACCTCGCCATTCAGTGCCTCCCAGTGCAGAGCATAGATAAACCTCGCCATTCAGTGCCTCCCAGAGCTGAGCATAGATAAACCTCGCCATTCAGTGCCTCCCAGTGCAGAGCATAGATAAACCTCGCCATTCAGTGCCTCCCAGTGCAGAGCATAGATAAACCTCGCCATTCAGTGCCTCCCAGTGCAGAGCATAGATAAACCTCGCCATTCAATGCCTCCCAGTGCAGAGCATAGTTAAACCTCGCCATTCAGTGCCTCCCAGTGCAGAGCATAGATAAACCTCGCCATTCAATGCCTCCCAGTGCAGAGCATAGATAAACCTCGCCATTCAGTGCCTCCCAGTGCAGAGCATAGATAAACCTCGCCATTCAATGCCTCCCAGTGCAGAGCATAGATAAACCTCGCCATTCAGTGCCTCCCAGTGCAGAGCATAGATAAACCTCGCCATTCAGTGCCTCCCAGTGCAGAGCATAGATAAACCTCGCCATTCAATGCCTCCCAGTGCAGAGCATAGATAAACCTCGCCATTCAGTGCCTCCCAGTGCAGAGCATAGATAAACCTCGCCATTCAATGCCTCCCAGTGCCGAGCATAGATAAACCTCGCCATTCAGTGCCTCCCAGAGCTGAGCATAGATAAACCTCGCCATTCAATGCCTCCCAGTGCAGAGCATAGATAAACCTCGCCATTCAGTGCCTCCCAGTGCAGAGCATAGATAAACCTCGCCATTCAATGCCTCCCAGTGCAGAGCATAGATAAACCTCGCCATTCGGTGCCTCCCAGTGCAGAGCATAGATAAACCTCGCCATTCAATGTCTCCCAGTGCAGAGCATAGATAAACCTCGCCATTCAGTGCCTCCCAGTGCAGAGCATAGATAAACCTCGCCATTCAGTGCCTCCCAGTGCAGAGCATAGTTAAACCTCGCCATTCAGTGCCTCCCAGTGCAGAGCATAGATAAACCTCGCCATTCAGTGCCTCCCAGTGCAGGGCATAGATAAACCTCGCCATTCAGTGCCTCCCAGTGCAGAGCATAGATAAACCTCGCCATTCAATGCCTCTCATTGCAGAGTATAGATAAACCTCGCCATTCAATGCCTCCCAGTGCAGAGCATAGATAAACCTCGCCATTCAATGCCTCCCAGTACAGAGCATAGATAAACCTCGCCATTCAATGCCTCCCAGTGCAGAGCATAGATAAACTTCGCCATTCAATGCCTCCCAGTGCAGAGCATAGATAAACCTCGCCATTCAATGCCTCCCAGTGCAGAGCATAGCTATCGGAATTTTTATCTCCTCTCTAGCTCTGCCGACTTCTTCATATAAATGCAATgaataatcaataaatcaatttcgaaaaaaaaaattgcgagAGTAACAGGTCTTCGAGGCGTCCGTGACAAAGATTGTTATTAAAAAACCTAGACTTGTTATTTGTTTTCTGATTAGGTTCAGCCAGGGGGCCCCAAGGGGCTAATAGGAATAACGGCTTTGTGTTTAGTGGGGTTACAAAAACGGCgtatattgtgatgtacatatAACCAATACTGCTGACAAGTCTTTGAAAATATCACGAAACACTTGCTGTTCCTGAAACCATAACCTTGGAAGGCACTTCGTTATTTAACAATGTCAGTTAAATTCAACTTTCTAAATCATCATGTATTGATGAATGTAACTTACGGATTTGTAAGTTTTCAGATAATTTTGTAACAAAGAAAGGCAGTcattgtaaaaacaaataagTTAAAGGTAAATGGGCATGCCAAGTTGTcaacttattaaaaataaaatcagatgactaacatgaaaacaaagacgatattttatttattatattttattattaatttccaAATTAAGTGGTCTTTCCATCTCGCcgtatttttattattgtgtGTATATTGTTATAAGTTACCCATATTCTCTTCAGAACAATAGAGAAATATATCTTAAGGTATCCTTATGCAAACTCAGTATCAATATTCTCTGGAGATGAATTTGGTAGTAAGTCACTAGCTAATGCAGAATGTTGCCTTACCTCTTTTTTCTCACACAGGTGACTCAGCCGTGGGCAAAACCTGCTTCCTACATCAGTATATAGACAAGGAATTCAAAGCTAGTTTTGCTTCGACGGTGGGGGTGGATTTCAGAGAAAAAAGACTGGTACTTTTTCAGTGACATATATAATCTTACATAGCAATTCCACGTTCTAGCAGTATCTGGTAGAGGCTATTTATATACTAGCAGCAAAACACTCGCTAATCGGACCAATCAGTCCATGCAAGTATCTCAATGTTTTCCTAAACCATGCGTTACTAACACAATGTTTATATACTTAATGATATCACTGTCAAAGAATGGCGTATGTTTTCTCAtctcatatttatttaaaaatacaacatatatgtaggaatatttacatttgaactATCTTTGTCTGTGAAAACAATACGAATCAATTTCGAACCTTAAAccccaataacttcataaaacatgagtgacacaaaatgggcgtgtcttatagcataatcGAAAAAcagtattggctgcgccgcgtaataatacatagcatgtgcaaCAAAAATAATAGTGATTTCGAAATAAAGGTGTTTTAGAGTGtataaattggaaataatataaatataagtaataaggaatcattctttgaatagtatggggtgataatttcggtcggagcgttgtcaaatatatcataaatcccttcgggctttattggatttgaccacgccccggccgaaattatcacctcataatactcaaagaatgattctttagtccttaattattttcatgaatcGTTTCTTCGGTTAGCTCACCACGAGATAAGCCCTGCGATGACCCTGTTCAAAACTTTATAAATCTAAATAGAATTGTATATGCTAATACACTCGTTCTGGGTACCATTATATGCCGAGTATCTTGTAGAAGATTAattttgcatgtaaaatatAGCTATCATTGCATGGGTAGTGTGTAGTGTATAATTTATGTTGTATTTATTCTCAATTTTTTCAGTTATTAACATAATTTATTCTTTTGATAGCAAGCACACAAATAAATGTACTGTTGctttattaaaacatttgtaTGTGGACAATATATCTATCCGAAACTCTCTCATAAGCTGAATTTCACTCCTTCTTCCTCTCTTTGATCTTTTTTTATTGACCCAAGTTTTTAGAAAGTTAAATATTGATCatgttctctctctccctctctctctttctctctttttctctcacTTCCACCTCTCTCTCTTTACTTTCTTTCTCCTTCTCTCTATCTTTCTCTcactcctctctctctctctctctctctctctctctctctctctctctctctctctctgacttagTGACGTGGTTTGATTGACACCCGTAGGTTCACCGTGTCCCTGGAGCAGACGGTGTTGTTGGGAGGAGTCACAGGATCCACCTACAGCTGTGGGACACCGCAGGCCAAGAGAGGTAACTCCGGAcgatttctaaaaaaataaattcatctcTGGACTACTACTGTGGCTTCATCAATACTTATTGAGTGTCAAtgttccaggaatttgttactGAGTTGATCCTCCTAATCAATTGTTCGTTGAAGTACCATGTTTTTTATAATCCACCAATACTGATGCCCATAAAATGATTCATTAATGATGAGAATTGTATTAATCTCAGGACGACGAATGTCgaaatgtttaaatctttttaatggCGATGACAGTTTATCATAGAGAGCCTCCTTTTAACCAATTTTTGAGAACATTATTTAATGAAATGgccatttttaaatcatttgttAAGAAAGGATGTAATGTGTTGGTGAAGGGattccacaaaatcatttatttgtCTACAAATCAAACATAACTCATGTTTCACATTTGGGTACATAAATAACTCTTCTATACGTAAACATGTTAACATACtctatatagtaaaaataaattccattAGGATGCTCCTCATCATAGATTCAAAATAATGATGACTGTTTTATGTTTAGATTTCGAAGTCTCACAACAGCGTTCTTCCGTGATGCCATGGGCTTTATCCTACTGTTTGATCTGACCAATGAGCAATCCTTTGTCAACATCAGAAACTGGCTGACCCAGTTACAGACGCATGCGTACTGCGAAAATCCCGACATCATTCTGTGTGGAAACAAGGCAGACCTAGAGGACCAGAGAAAAGTGTCTGAAGAACGGGCCAGGGATGTTGCTGAAAAGCATGGGTCAGTACGCTCTAGACGGTTATTATAAACATTGGTCAGGACGTTCTAGATAGTTATTAAAAGCATGGGTCAGTAGATTTTAGATGGTTATTAAAAGCATGGGTCAGTAGATTTTAGATGGTTATTAAAAGCATGGGTCAGTAGATTTTAGATGGTTATTAAAAGCATGGGTCAGTAGTTTTAGATGGTTATTAAAAGCATGGGTCAGTAAGTACTAGACGGTTATTAAAAGCATAGGACAGTATATCCTAGACAGTTATTTAAAGTATGGATCAAAAGCATTTTAGATGGTTATTAAAAGCACGGGACAGTAAGTTCTAGACGGTTATTAAAAGCACGGGTCAGTAATTTCTAGACGGTTATTAAAAGCATAAGACAGTATATCCTAGACAGTTATTAAAAGCATGGATCAAAAGCATGGGTCAGTAAGTTCTAGACGGTTATTAAAAGCATGGGTCAGTAAGTTCAAGACGGTTATTAAAAACATGGGTCAGTAAGTTCTAGACAGTTATGAAAAGCATAGGACAGTATTTCCTAGTGTTATTAAAAGCATGGATCTAAAGCATGGGTCAGTAAGTTCTAGACGGTTATAAAAAGCACGGGTCAGTAAGTTCTAGACGGTTATGAAAAGCATAGGACAGTAAGTTCTAGACAGTTATTTAAAGCATGGATCAAAAGAACGGGTCAGTAAATGTTAGATGATTATTAAAAACACGGGACAGTAAGTTCTAGACGGTTATTTAAAGCATGGGTCAGTAAGATCTAGAGAGTTATTACAAATATGGGTCAGGAAATTCAAAtgacataatacatgtatatcgaagGAGTCAATTTGAAAAATGGGCCAGACATTGACACAGTTATTCAACATGAGTCTAAAATTAGACATTTATAGAGAGTTATGAAACATGGGTCAGAAACAGACAGTTTTCATTGAGTTATTTTAATGTCGGTCAGAAATACTGGTTTGAAATTGACACATTTCTGgagaaatttcaaaacattggTAGGAAATAAACACTTTTCTTAAAAGTTTAAGTAGGCTGGGTCGTCCATATAATTCATCCGATGTATacaattttcatcaattatcCTTCATCATTCCAAAAgctcaaataatttttgttttctttatcaaataaatctgGAAAATTTTTCTCTGTTTGCAATAAGTACAGAAAATGTATCAAACTCTGGTTCTAAATCACAGATATACACAACAATGAAGCTCATTGATCTGTTTTAGGCTGAATTAATTGTGACAAAGGTAAAAATGTTAATGCAAGCATGAAAaaacttgatacatgtataaacagaaATTGATTTGTTGAAATAATGATGTTGGTAGCATGCTTTTATATTGTATTGCAAGCGCAACTTCGAAACAGaatatgtatatgtttataattaatcaattaccGGTTTATCTAGCTACAATacataaacatatataattaCTGGAATGTATGTGTATTATCGGTTTTCCGTAATATAAGGCAAGTGCTGTTATCTAACAGAATATAGGTAATTTTATACAAGCACtgaatattgatattttgactaGTAGAGTCAAATTATTAGTTTCAGGTCAACCCAAACACAGAACACAGGTATAAATGATGATGATAAATGCCTCAGTTGTCAGGCtccaatttttataaaatacggTCGCTTCTGGACAAAAATAACTATTCGTTGACAAGTAATAAGAGCCTAAACATAAAAACGTTACAACAAAAAGGATATTCTTTATAATGTACAAAGCTGTTGCAAGACTTCCGTATTTTGAGAGAAACGCATGTACTGGACAAAATATCTATTTACATAGCAATAAATTAGTTATTAATTAATATGTAATTATTCAAGATACATTACACAGAATAACAGAATTGAATAATCTTTGGTCTGTACAATTCGTTAGAGGTCAATTTAGGATACATTAATGAATAATCTTTCGTACATACAATTCTGTTGGCAGGCTTCCATATTTTGAGACGAGCGCCGCGACTGGTCAAAACGTTGCTAAGGTCGTGGAGTGTTTGTTGGACATGGTGATGTTAAGGATGGAGCAGTGCATGGACAAAACGCAGCGACCATTCGCACAAAATGGCCGCCGACTGCAGAAAGGAGAGATTGACGAATATAACCGAGACTCCAAATGTCTCTGTTAAACACGTGTATGACTGCAGACTTTAAGGTTTGGAAGGAATATATTTCATACGCATTTTGTTTATGAGTTGTCTCCCATTGCGAACCCTAACTGCGACACTTTCTATGTTATTTGTTATTGTCGGCAGATTATACgatttattaaggtcttccgtttccaacggaagacctttctattattgtgcgggaaagattatttttcttttttttttttttcttcctagacgcgaactttgaggcttcatatcttacttatttctgaacggtttttgctcaaattttcagggctaatgtactttacaaaacactatcttaagcaattcataa encodes:
- the LOC128171545 gene encoding ras-related protein Rab-27B-like isoform X2 produces the protein MSDSDLTMEDVGPPNGSPTHFGSHGNLAASADYDYLIKFLALGDSGVGKTSFLYQYTDRQFHAKFISTVGIDFREKRVVHRVPGADGVVGRSHRIHLQLWDTAGQERFRSLTTAFFRDAMGFILLFDLTNEQSFVNIRNWLTQLQTHAYCENPDIILCGNKADLEDQRKVSEERARDVAEKHGLPYFETSAATGQNVAKVVECLLDMVMLRMEQCMDKTQRPFAQNGRRLQKGEIDEYNRDSKCLC
- the LOC128171545 gene encoding ras-related protein Rab-27B-like isoform X1; this encodes MSDSDLTMEDVGPPNGSPTHFGSHGNLAASADYDYLIKFLALGDSAVGKTCFLHQYIDKEFKASFASTVGVDFREKRLVHRVPGADGVVGRSHRIHLQLWDTAGQERFRSLTTAFFRDAMGFILLFDLTNEQSFVNIRNWLTQLQTHAYCENPDIILCGNKADLEDQRKVSEERARDVAEKHGLPYFETSAATGQNVAKVVECLLDMVMLRMEQCMDKTQRPFAQNGRRLQKGEIDEYNRDSKCLC
- the LOC128171545 gene encoding ras-related protein Rab-27B-like isoform X4 → MEDVGPPNGSPTHFGSHGNLAASADYDYLIKFLALGDSGVGKTSFLYQYTDRQFHAKFISTVGIDFREKRVVHRVPGADGVVGRSHRIHLQLWDTAGQERFRSLTTAFFRDAMGFILLFDLTNEQSFVNIRNWLTQLQTHAYCENPDIILCGNKADLEDQRKVSEERARDVAEKHGLPYFETSAATGQNVAKVVECLLDMVMLRMEQCMDKTQRPFAQNGRRLQKGEIDEYNRDSKCLC
- the LOC128171545 gene encoding ras-related protein Rab-27B-like isoform X3, translating into MEDVGPPNGSPTHFGSHGNLAASADYDYLIKFLALGDSAVGKTCFLHQYIDKEFKASFASTVGVDFREKRLVHRVPGADGVVGRSHRIHLQLWDTAGQERFRSLTTAFFRDAMGFILLFDLTNEQSFVNIRNWLTQLQTHAYCENPDIILCGNKADLEDQRKVSEERARDVAEKHGLPYFETSAATGQNVAKVVECLLDMVMLRMEQCMDKTQRPFAQNGRRLQKGEIDEYNRDSKCLC